One Paraburkholderia caballeronis genomic window, AGCACCTCGCCGAGCACGAGCGAACGGCGCGTGCCGAGCGCGACAACCTGCATGAGGCGGCATTCGAACGACACGCGGCTTTCGGCGATGCGCGGCGTGCGGATCGTCGTGGAAGCGGCCGGCGTGAGACCGGCTTCCGCGAACTCGTCGATGTCCGGCCCGAACTCGATCGCGGTGACGTTCATCTTCTCGACGAGATCGGCGCTCACGAGGTTCACGACGAACTCGCGTTGCAGGCGCACGTTTTCGCCGGTGTCCTTGCGGTCGGTGTCGGAGCGGTGATTGATCGCGAAGCCGAGCGTGGCCGGGTCTTCCGCGAACACGTTGAAGAACGAGAACGGCGCGGCGTTCGGCTTGCCGGTTGCGTCGATCGTCGATACCCATGCGATCGGACGCGGCGTGACCGTCGAGGACAGCAGCTTGTAACGTTCGAGCGGGCTGAATCGGGAGAAGTCGAAGTACATGGAGTCTTCTTTTAGAGAGGCAGAAGGCCTGTTCGTGCTTCGCCTTCCGTGAAAATATAGACTATATAATGCATTATATTATTTCCATCGGTCAACGCGGGGCGTGGCCGGCAAGGTTGTCGCGGGCTTTGGTCCGCGTTGCCATGCGACGCGAGGAGGGCTGATGCGGCCAGTCGCAGAGAACAACACAGATGAACAGGAGACGAGATGACGACGCCGTTCGACGACGTGAAGATACTGGACCTGACGTGGGATCTTGGCCGTTATGTGGGACGGCTGTTTGGGGATCTGGGTGCGCAGGTGACGCGCATCGAGCCGCCGGGCGGCCTGCCGGACCGTCGCGCGGCCACCGCCGCGGACGCGACGCAGCGCGAGCCGGCGATCTACGAATTCGAATTCCTGAACGCGGGCAAGGACAGCCTGACGCTCGATCTCGCATCGGCCGAAGGGCGGGCTGCGTTCGCGTCGCTCGCGCATGACGCGAAGGTGATCCTGCTCGAACGCGGCGGTCCGCTGTATGACGAACTCGCATGGGTGAAGCAGCAGGCGCCGTCGGCGGTGGTGACGTCGGTGTCGCCGTTCGGCCGCAGCGGCCCGTGGGCGGATGCGCCGGCGAACGACCTGACGTTGCAGGCGGCGGGCGGCATCGCGTGGCTGTCGGGCCGCGTGAGCGATGCGCCGCTGCGGCTGCCGGGCGTGCAGGCGACGATGATTACCGGCGCCTATGCGGCGACGGCGACGTCGCTCGCGCTGTACGACACGCTGGCGAGCGGACGCGGCCACGAAGTGGACGTGTCGGCGCAGGAGTGCATCGCGCATTCGCTGCAGAACTCGATCCAGATGTGGGACTTCGAGAAGAAGGTGTCGATGCGCGGCGGGGAAGGCACGCGCGACGCGAGCGAGGACATGTTCGCGTGCCGCGACGGGTTGATCTTCCTGGCGGCGCCGCGTTCGCTGGGGGTGTCGTGGAATGCGCTGGTCGCGTGGATCGTGGAGACGGGCCACGCGGCGGGCGACGAACTGACGAAGGAGCGCTGGTCGGACCGCGTGTGGCGGCTGACGGGCGAGGCGAAGCGGATCTTCCGGGAGACGCTGGAGTCGTTCACGCGGCAGTACACGCAGGAGGAACTGACGCAGGAGGCGCTGAAGCGGAGGATCGTGATGGGTCCGGTGGCGAAGGTGTCGGACGTGCTGGAGGACCCGCAACTGAAGCATCGTGCGTACTTCGAACGGCTGGAATTGAACGTGGCGGGCGTGCCGGTGCGGTTCCCCGGCGCGCCTTACCGGATGTCCGAGCCGGTGTGGGGGATCCGGAGCGCACAGTTGGGCGATTGAGGCGCGGCGGCCGTATATCGCCATAAAATATGTAACGTTATTTCTAGATAGTTGGAAGGTCGTCCAGAAATTTGTCGGAAAATTTAGCGGTAGAAGCATGGTCGTGTTTCCCGGTGCGTCGATTTTCAGAACAAGAAATGAAACGTTTTATTGACCTGATGTCCGTCGCGATCTATCTTGACGGCAGATGGCGCTGTCGCTTGCGGCCGCACCTCGTACAAGTCGAACGAACAAGGAGACGAGCATGGAAGGGTTGACCCGGCAGGTAGGCGCGTTTGCGGCATCTGTGCGCCGCGAACGGATTCCGGATAGCTGCATCGAAGGCGCGCGCATCGGCATCGCGGACTGCGTGGGCGTGATGCTCGCGGGCGTGCACGAGGCCGCGCCGCGCATCGTGGCCGCGCAAGTCGCCGGACACGCCGGCGCTGATTCGGCGCCGCAGATTCCGACCGGCCGGATGCTGCCGGTTGCCGACGCGGCGCTCGTCAACGGCGTCGCCGCGCACGTGCTCGACTACGACGACGTTGCGCTCGCCGGTCATCCGAGCGTCGCGCTCGTGCCGGCGATCCTGGCCGAAGGATGGGCGCTCGGTCGAAGCGGCGCGGACATGTTGACCGCCTATGTGGCCGGCTACGAAACGTGGGCGTTGCTCGATGCGCTCGAACCCGGCTCGCTGCATGAACTCGGCTTCCACCCGACCGCCGTGCTCGGCACGGTCGGCGCCGCCGCCGCGTGTGCGAGCCTGCATCGGCTTTCCGCCGACCAGGCCGCGCATGCGGTCGCGATCAGCGCGTCGCTGGCCGGCGGCATGGTCGCGAACTTCGGCTCGATGACGAAGTCGCTGCAGGTCGGACGCGCGGCCCAATCGGGCGTGACGGCAGCACGGCTCGCAAAGGCTGGGTACACCGCGTCGCTCGACGTGCTCGAACACAGAACCGGCTTCATGCGCGCGCATTCGCCGTCGCGCGAACCAGACCTCGCCGCGCGCGACTATCGGCTCGGTTCGGACTGGCGCCTGCCCGATAGCGGCGTGCACGTGAAACGTTATCCGATCTGCTACGCGACGCACCGCTCGATCGACGCGATGCTGGAACTGGTCGAGTCGCACGCGATCGAGCCCGACGACGTGACCGGGATCCACGTGCAGACCGGCGACACGCAACTGCTGATGCTGCGCAACGCGTTTCCGCAGACAGGACTCGAAGCGAAGTTCAGCATGCAGTTCGCGATGGCCGCGGCGATCGTCGCGAAGCGCGTCGGGCTGGCGGAATTAACCGACGAATTCGTCCGTCGCGACGACGTGCGCGCGTTGATGAAGCGCGTGCGCTGCACGACGACGACCGAGCGGGTGCAGGGCTGGGACCAGCCGTTTGCGCCGTTCGACCGCGTCAGCGTCGTTCTGGCCTCGGGCGCGCAGTTGCACAGCCGGCAGGTGGAGCGTCCGAAGGGGAGCTGGCAGCGGCGACTCGGCGAGGACGAATTGCGCGCGAAGTTCATCGATTGCGCGACGCGCTCGTTCGATTCGGAAACGTCCGGCGCGCTGTTCGAGCAGTTGTGGTCGCTGGACGCGCTGGCGTCGGTCCGCGATCTGCGCGTGCTGTCCGAATCGGCGACGCAACAGCCGGCGCACGTCTGAACGGATGCGGGGGAAACCCCGCATCGATGCCGAACACGTAAAAACGAATCAGTTCGGGGAATTTTCTCCGCAATAAATTTCGGTATACGAAGTTGTTCGAATAACTCCTCGTCGAACGAAGAGGAGAGGGCGTCGTTTTGCCCATCGATAAAACATCAAGACTCAGGAGACACTCATGCAACCTGCCGATCCGGCACCGGTCGTCCCGTCACACGTCGTCGCCAGTTCCAGCGTTTCGATCTACGGCCGGATCATGCGCCGGCTTTTGCCGTTGCTGTTCATCTGCTACGTCGCGTGTTACCTCGACCGCGTGAACGTCGGGTTCGCGAAGCTGCAGATGGCGACCGATCTGGGTTTCAGCGACACGGTTTACGGCCTCGGCGCCGGCATGTTCTTCATCGGCTACCTGGCGTTCGAAACCCCGAGCAACATGATTCTTTACCGCGTCGGCGCGCGGTTGTGGCTCGCGCGGATCATGGTCACGTGGGGGATCATCTCGGCGGCCATGCTGTTCGTCCGCTCGCCGGCGATGTTCTACGCGATGCGCTTCCTGCTGGGCGTGGCGGAGGCCGGCTTCTTTCCCGGCGTCGTGCTGTATCTGACCCAATGGTTTCCGTCGCAGCGGCGAGCGGGCGTCATCGCGATCTTCATGACGGGCATTCCGGTGTCGGGCGTGCTCGGCGGCCCGCTGTCGGGCTGGATCATGCAGAACATGTCCGGCACCAGCGGCCTCGCGTCGTGGCAGTGGCTGTTCCTGATCGAGGCGATCCCGTCGATCGTGCTTTCATGGGTGCTGCTGAAGACGCTGCCGGACCGTGTATCGGACGTCGACTGGCTCGACGACCGCGAGAAGGCGTGGGTGAAGTCGCAACTCGATGCGGAGCACGACGCGAAACCGGATGCGTCGCTCAAGCAGATGTTCACGGACGGCCGCGTGTGGCTGTGCGTGCTGATCAACTTCAGCATTGCGACCGGCCAGTACGGCGTCAGCTTCTGGCTGCCGACGCTTGTGAAGCAGCTCGGCCTGCGCGACAACTTCCAGATCGGTTATCTGAGCGCGATCCCGTATCTTGCGGGCGTCGTCGCGATGCTGGTGCTGTCGCGCAGCGGCGACCGGCTGCGCGAGCGGCGCTGGCACGTCGCCGGGCCGGCGCTCGTCGGCTCGGCGGGTTTCGTGCTCAGCACGTTCCTTCAGCACGACACGGCGCTGGCGCTCGCCGCGCTGACGATCGCGACCGGCGGCGTGATGGCGACGCTGCCGCTGTTCTGGTGCCTGCCGACGTCGTTCCTGAAGGGGGCGTCCGGCGCGGCCGGCATCGGGCTCATCAATTCGGTCGGCGCATTGGCCGGCTTCGTGAGCCCGCTGTTGACCGGGCTGCTGAACGACCTCACGCACGATGCGCGTTATGGCGTGTCGATGCTGGCCGCGTGGCTCGTCGTCGGCGCGCTGCTGGTGCTGCGCCTGCCGCGTGCGCTGGTGAACCGCTGACGAGATCCGCTACGACCGCAGCGGCGCGCAGGAGCGCCGCAGGATGATCTCGGTCGGCACGATCACATGACGCGGCTCGCGCCCGCCGGTGGACGGTTTTTCGGCGATGCGGTCCATCACGATCGACGCCGCCTCGCGACCCATCGCCTCCAGGTTCCAGCGGACGGTCGTGATCGGCGGCGACGCAAGCTCGGCGAGATCGGTTTCGCCGACCGCGACGATCGACACGTCCTGCGGCACCTTGATGTCTTTCAGCGCGCACGCGCGCAGCGCGCCGGGCAGCATCAGGTTGCCGCCCATGATGATCGCGGTCGGCGGTTCGGGCATCTCCATCAGACGCTGCACCTCGCGGTACGCATAGGCCGCGTCCATGCTGTCGAGGCGGACGAGCGCGGGATCGAACGCGATGCCCGCGTTGTCGAACGCCTGCACGAAACCCCGGTAGCGTTCGCGGCCCGGCCGGATGCGCTGCTGGCCGGTGACGAGCGCGATGCGCGTATGGCCGATCGACAGCAGATAATCGACAGCCTGCCGGATGCCGTTGCACTGGTTCGACGCTACATAGTCGCAATCGGGCGACAGCTCGCGCTCGATCAGCACGGTCGGCGTGCGGGTCCGTTCGAGCAGGCTCAGGATGCGCGGGTCGTATTCGTCGGACGGCGCGAACAGCAGCCCGTCGACGCGCCGCTGCAGCAGCAGGTTCAGCAGTTCGAGATCGCGTTCGACGTCGCTGTTGCTGTTCGCGAGCACGAACGCATAACCGTGCTCGCGCAGCACCTGCTCGGCGCCTTTGGCGACCGCGACGAACAGCGGGTTGCTGGTATCGGGCAGCACGCAGCCGATCATCTTCGTCGACGCGGTGCGCATGCTCTGCGCGACCGCGTTCGGCTGCCAGCCGGTGGTCGCGATCGCGGCTTCCACGCGCTGGCGGATGCCCGGCTTCACGGCCGGATGCTTGTTCACGACGCGCGATACGGTGCCGAGCGACACGTCGGCCTCGCGGGCGACGTCGCGCATCGTGATCGTCCGCGACGCCGGCGGTTCCACGGTCTTCGCGCTTTTCTTCTGCATCGTTCCATGCTCCGTTCGTGCTGTACCCGCGCACGCGACGCGTGCCAGGCGGTGAACCGGCGTTGGCCGTGTTCATCGCGGCAAAAAGAGCTGATCGGCCCTTCATGCCGGCAGATTTTGTACCACGCGGGCTCACGGACCAGCAAGACAGGCCGGATGGCCAGTCGGCCGGAAGGCGGAGTCGCGGGATTCGCTTAGGATAAAAATGAAACGTTATATTGCGTTGATGGCAGTGAGGCTTTAGCATAAGCACATGCCGGTTCCCATTTGAGCGGGAAAGCATTCGGCATGAGGAGATGAGAAAGAGCAATCAGAAATAAAACGTTTCATATTAGAGAGCCGATCCGGAAGCAGACGGCCAGCCGGATGAATCGATACTGGAGACAACCGTGACTCAATCCGCAGCAAGCGCCGACGCCGTCGCAACAGCGGCATCAACGGACGGCCGGGAGGCGCGTCGTCCGCTCGACGGCATCACCGTCGTCGAAATCGGCACGAGCGTCGCCGCGCCGTATGCGTGCCTCGTGCTCGCGGACCTCGGCGCGCGCATCGTGAAGGTCGAGAACCCGGACGGCGGCGACTACGCGCGCGGCTGGGGGCCGCCGTTCTGGGGCGACACGTCGTCGACGTTCGTCGCGCTGAACCGCGGCAAGCAGAGCGTGGCGCTCGACCTCGCGAGTCCGGACGGCAACGCCGCGCTGCGCGCGCTGATCGTCGGCCTGGCGGACGTCGTCGTGCAGAATCTGCGGCCGGGCCTGCTCGAAAAATTCGGCTTCGACGTCGATGCGCTGCGCCGCGAAAAACCGTCGCTGATCTGGTGCGACATCGGCGCGTTCGGCACGCGCGGGCCGCTTCGCGAGAAGCCCGGTTACGACCCGCTCGCGCAGGCGACCGCCGGCATCATGAGCGTCACGGGCGAGCCGGCGCGGCCGCCGGTGCGCGTCGGCGTGTCGCTCGTCGACATGGGGTCGGGCATGTGGAGCGTGATCGGCGTGCTCGCGCAACTGCTCGAACGCGAACGGACCGGCGCGGGCGGCCGCATCCAGACGTCGCTGTTCGAAACCGCGCTCGCGTGGATGACGATTCCGCTCGCGAACTACGAGGCGTCCGGCGAAGTGCTGCCGCCGCAAGGCTCCGGCACGCAGCAGATCGTCCCTTATCAGGCGTTCCGCGCGCGCGACGCATGGCTGATGATTGCGGCCGGCAACGACAACCTGTTCCGCAAGTTGTGCCGCGTGCTCGGCCGGCCGGACCTCGCGGAGAACGACGTTTACGCGACGAACGCCGGACGCGTGCGCAGCCGCGACGCGCTGATCGCGACGCTGCAACAGACGATCGCGACGTTCGACGCCCAGCCGCTGGCCGAACGGCTCGACGCGGCGGGCGTGCCGAACGCGCCGCTGCTCGGCGTCGAAGACGTGCCGACGCATCCGCAGACGGTCGCGTTGCAGATGCGTGCGCCGTGCGACGGCGACACGCTGCCTTTGATGGGCATTCCGCTGTCGTTCGACGGCCTGCGTCCGCGCTCGACTGCGCGTTCGCCGTCGCTCGGCGAGCACAACGCAACATGGATCGATCAGGACGCGATCCGGGAGAGCACCCATGAAGACTGATTTCGAAACCCTGAAGCTGGACGAGCCGGCCGAACACGTGCTGCGCGTCACCCTCGATCGTCCGCAGAGCGCCAACGCGGTCAACACGCGGATGGGCGTCGAACTGGTCGAACTGTTCGAACAGTTCTCGCTCGGCCCGCACGGGCTGCGCTGCATCGTGCTGACCGGCGCGGGCGACAAGGCGTTCTGCGCGGGCGGCGACCTGAAGGAGCGCAAGGGGATGACCGACGCGCAATGGCTCGCGCAGCACGCGATCTTCGAGCGGATGACGCGGGCGATCATCGCGTGTCCGCTGCCGTTGATCGGCGCGGTGAACGGCGCGGCCTACGGCGGCGGCTGCGAGTTCGCGGGGATGTGCGATTTCGTCTATGCGTCGGCCACCGCGCGCTTCGCGCTCACCGAGGTCACGCTCGGCATCATGCCGGGCGCGGGCGGCACGCAGACGCTGGCGCGCGCCGTCGGCGAGCGGCGCGCAAAGGAACTGATCCTGACCGGTCTGCCGTTCTCCGCGGAGCAGGCCTGCGAATGGGGCTTCGTGAACGCGGTCTGCGAGCCGGCCGAACTGATGCCGCGCGTGCTCGAAACCGCGTCGCGCATCGCATCGAATGCGCCGATCGCCGTGAGACAGGCGAAGCAGTCGATCCATCGCGGGTTGCAGATGTCGCTTGCGGATGGGCTCGCGTTCGAGATCGAGGCGTACAACCGGATGGTATCCACGGAGGACCGGCACGAAGGCGTGCTCGCGTTCAACGAAAAACGCAGGCCGCGGTTTCGCGGCGTCTGAACGGAGGACGCGATGACGGAAACCGTGACCGTTCGCGAAGTCGGCCTGCGCGACGGCTTGCAGATGGTCGGCGCGGTGCTCGACACCGACCGCAAGATCGAATGGTGCCGGCGCGAGGCGGCGGCCGGCGTCGCCGCGATCGAGGCGACGTCGTTCGTGCCGCCGAAGCTGCTGCCGCAGTTCGCGGACGCAGGCCTTGTCGCGCACGCGGCGCTGCGTATCGAAGGGCTGGAAACGAGCGCGCTGGTGCCGAACCTGAAAGGCGCGCAGCGCGCGATCGACGCGGGGCTGCGCAAGATCGACTTCGTGCTGTCCGCGAGCAACGAGCACAACCTGCGCAACGTGCGCCGCACGACCGACGCGTCGCTCGACGACTTTCGCCAGATCGTTGCATCGCGCAACGATGGCGGCCGTCGCGATGTGGCGCTCGGCGCGGGTGTCGCGACGGCGTTCGGCTGCACGATCGAGGGCCGCGTCGCGCCGGCGCGCGTGCTCGCAATCGTCGAGGCGCTGCTCGAAGCGGGCGCGGACGCGATCACGATCGCCGACACCGTCGGTTATGCGAACCCGGCCCAGGTGCGTGCGTTGCTGCGCGACGTGCTCGCGCTCGCCGGCAGCCGGCCCGTGACATGCCACTTCCACGACACGCGCGGGCTCGGGCTCGCGAACGTCTGCGCGGCGCTCGAAGCCGGCGTGCGCGCGTTCGACGCATCGCTCGCGGGCCTTGGCGGCTGTCCGTTCGCGCCGCACGCGACCGGCAACATCGACACCGAGGACTGCGTGTTTTTGCTGGAGTCGATGGGCTTCGACACCGGCATCGACATCGAACAACTGCTCGCGCTGCGCCGCGACGTGGAAACCTGGCTGCCCGGTGAGGCGTTCGCGGGCGCGATTGCACGCGCGGGCCTGCCGAAGCATTTCAGCCGCGCCGCGTCGCGCGTCTCCCCTGTCTTTCACGAAGGAATCCTTTGATGACGACCGAAACGAATCCCGAGTCCGGCGAGGACATCACGATCTCCGCGACCCGCGAAGACTATCCGGACCTGCGCGATGCGGTCCGCCGCATCTGCCGCGACTTTCCCGGCGACTACTGGCGTCGGCTCGACAACGAGCGCGGGTATCCGAGCGAATTCGTCGAGGCGTTGACCGCGTCGGGCTTTCTCGGCGCGCTGATCCCGGAGGAGTATGGCGGCTCCGGCATGCCGCTGCGCGCGGCGGCGGTGATCCTCGAAGAGATCAACGCGAGCGGTTGCGTCGCGAGCCCCGCGCACGCGCAGATGTACATCATGGGGACGCTGCTGCGTCACGGCAGCGAGGCGCAGAAGCGCCGTTATCTGCCGGACATCGCATCGGGCAAGCTGCGCCTGCAGGCGTTCGGCGTGACCGAGCCGACGACCGGCTCGGACACGACGCAACTGAAGACGCGCGCGGAACGGCGCGGCAACGTTTATGTCGTCAACGGGCAGAAGGTGTGGACGTCGCGCGCGCTGTATTCGGACCTGATGCTGCTGCTGGTGCGCACGACGCCGGTCGAGCAGTGCGCGAAACGGACCGACGGCCTGTCGACGCTGCTGGTCGATCTGCGCGAGGCGAAGGGGAACGGCATCGACATCCGGCCGATTCCCGCGATGATCAACCACAACACGACCGAGGTGTTCATCGAGAACCTCGAAGTGCCGGTCGAGAACCTGGTCGGCGAGGAGGGCAAGGGCTTCCGCTACATCCTCGACGGGATGAACGCGGAGCGCATTCTCGTCGCGCAGGAGTGCATCGGCGACGGCCGCTGGCTGCTGAAAAAGGCGGTCGATTACGCGAACGAACGCAAGGTGTTCGGGCGTGCGATCGGGCAGAACCAGGGCGTCCAGTTTCCGCTCGCGCGCGCTTACATGGAACTGGAGGCGGCGGACCTGATGGCGCGCAAGGCGGCGGCGCTGTTCGAGGCGGGCCGGCCGTGCGGGGCCGAGGCGAACATGGCGAAGCTGCTCGCGTCCGAGGCGACGTGGCATGCGGCGGACACCGCGTTGCAGACGCACGGCGGCTTCGGTTACGCGCAGGAATACGACATCGAGCGCAAATGGCGCGAAGTGCGGCTCTATCAGACCGCGCCGATCTCGACGAACCTGATCCTCGCGTATCTCGGCGAGCACGTGCTCGGGTTGCCGCGCTCGTATTGAGCGCGCGGCAAAGAGGCCGGAATCGCGCGGTTCTCCGGCGATTCCGGTCGAAGCCCGCGTCGGTCTACCGGCTCCCTCGCAATATCGCGGCGAGTTCCGCGGACGCATACGGCTTGCGCAGCGCGCGCCACCGGAACCCGGCCGGCTCGGGCAGCGCCACGTTGTCGCCCGATGCGAACAGCACGAACAGATGCGGATATTGCACCGTCGCCTGCCGGGCCAGTTCGATCCCGGACAGCCCCGGCAGATTCACGTCCGTCATCAGCACGTCGAACGTCTGGCTCGCCAGCAGCGCCTCGGCCTCGGTCGCGTTCGCCGCGCCGGCCGCCTGATGGCCGAGCATCACGAGCAGTTCGCACACCGATTCGCGCGACGTCCGGTCGTCCTCGACGACCAGCACCCGCAGCGCGGGCGGTGTCGCCGACGGGTCCGACGCCGGCAGCGGCTCGCCTTCGGTGCCGAGCACGTGACGGACCTTGCGCGCGAGATCCTCGCGGCTGTACGGCTTGCTCAGCAGTTCGACGCCGTCGTCGAGCCGGCCGCCGTGCACGATTGCGTTCTGCGTGTAGCCGGACGTGAACAGCACCTTCATCTGCGGAAGCAGTTGCACCGCGCGCCGCGCCATCTCGGGGCTGCGCAGCGCGCCCGGCATCACGACGTCGGTGAACAGCAGGTCCACCTGCACGCCGCTGCCGAGCACCGCGAGCGCCTGTTCCGCGTTGTCGGCCTTCAGCACCGTGTAGCCGAGTTCGGTCAGCATGTCGATCACGGTGGCCTGCACTTTCAGGTCGTCCTCGACGACCAGCACGGTTTCCCGGCCGCCCATCACCGCCGATATGCGCCGGACCACCGGCTCCAGCGCGTCGCCGGTTGAGCGCGGCAGATAGATGCGCACCGTCGTGCCGTGCCCGACTTCGCTGTAGATCCGGATGTGGCCGCCGCTCTGCTTCACGAAGCCGTATGCGGTGCTGAGGCCGAGGCCGGTTCCTTCGCCTTCGGGCTTCGTCGTGAAGAACGGGTCGAATGCGCGTTCCATCACGTCGGGCGGCATGCCGGTGCCCGTGTCGGTGATGCCGAGCATCACGTACTGGCCCGCCGGCACGTCGGACAGCGAGCGCACGTAGCGGTCGTCGAGCATCGCGTTCGCGAGTTCGAGCGTCAGCCGTCCGCCGCCGGGCATCGCGTCGCGTGCGTTGATCGCGAGATTCAGCAGCACGTTTTCGAGCTGATGGGTATCGACGCAGGTATTCCACAGGCCGCCGGCGACGACCGTTTCGACCTCGATCGTTTCGCCGAGCGCGCGGCGCAGCAGATCGTCCATCCCGCGGACCATCGCCGCGAGGTTCACGACGACCGGCCGCAGCGCCTGGCGGCGGCCGAACGCGAGCAGTTGCGACGCGAGCTTGCCGCCGCGGTCCACCGCGTCGATCGCGCTCGCCAGACGCTCCATGCTCCAGCCGTCGTGACGATGACGGTTCTGCAGCAGTTCGAGATTGCCGCGCAGCACCTGCAGCACGTTGTTGAAGTCGTGCGCGACGCCGCCGGTCAGCTTGCCTATCGCCTCCATCTTCTGCGCCTGGAACAGCGCGGCCTGGGTCTGCTTCAGCAGTTCGTCCGCTTCGCGCTTCTCGGTGACGTCGCGCGTGATTTTCGCGAAGCCGATCAGCGTGCCGGTTTCGTCGCGGATCGCGTCGATGATCACATGCGCCCAGAAAATCGTGCCGTCCTTGCGGACGCGCCGGCCTTCCGATTCGAAATGCCCTTCGCGCGCGGCCGTTTCGAGGCCGCGTTGCGGCAGTCCCGCGGCGGCGTCCTCCGGCGTGTAGAAGCGCGAGAAGTGCGAGCCGATGATCTCTTCCGCCGCGTATCCCTTGATGCGGCGCGCGCCGTGATTCCAGTTGGTCACGTAGCC contains:
- a CDS encoding flavin reductase family protein; translation: MYFDFSRFSPLERYKLLSSTVTPRPIAWVSTIDATGKPNAAPFSFFNVFAEDPATLGFAINHRSDTDRKDTGENVRLQREFVVNLVSADLVEKMNVTAIEFGPDIDEFAEAGLTPAASTTIRTPRIAESRVSFECRLMQVVALGTRRSLVLGEVLAMHVRDDAVLDAERCWIDTQKLQLVGRMQGHQYLRTADVFELPMIPVDVWNAKTGDR
- a CDS encoding MFS transporter — its product is MQPADPAPVVPSHVVASSSVSIYGRIMRRLLPLLFICYVACYLDRVNVGFAKLQMATDLGFSDTVYGLGAGMFFIGYLAFETPSNMILYRVGARLWLARIMVTWGIISAAMLFVRSPAMFYAMRFLLGVAEAGFFPGVVLYLTQWFPSQRRAGVIAIFMTGIPVSGVLGGPLSGWIMQNMSGTSGLASWQWLFLIEAIPSIVLSWVLLKTLPDRVSDVDWLDDREKAWVKSQLDAEHDAKPDASLKQMFTDGRVWLCVLINFSIATGQYGVSFWLPTLVKQLGLRDNFQIGYLSAIPYLAGVVAMLVLSRSGDRLRERRWHVAGPALVGSAGFVLSTFLQHDTALALAALTIATGGVMATLPLFWCLPTSFLKGASGAAGIGLINSVGALAGFVSPLLTGLLNDLTHDARYGVSMLAAWLVVGALLVLRLPRALVNR
- a CDS encoding MmgE/PrpD family protein → MEGLTRQVGAFAASVRRERIPDSCIEGARIGIADCVGVMLAGVHEAAPRIVAAQVAGHAGADSAPQIPTGRMLPVADAALVNGVAAHVLDYDDVALAGHPSVALVPAILAEGWALGRSGADMLTAYVAGYETWALLDALEPGSLHELGFHPTAVLGTVGAAAACASLHRLSADQAAHAVAISASLAGGMVANFGSMTKSLQVGRAAQSGVTAARLAKAGYTASLDVLEHRTGFMRAHSPSREPDLAARDYRLGSDWRLPDSGVHVKRYPICYATHRSIDAMLELVESHAIEPDDVTGIHVQTGDTQLLMLRNAFPQTGLEAKFSMQFAMAAAIVAKRVGLAELTDEFVRRDDVRALMKRVRCTTTTERVQGWDQPFAPFDRVSVVLASGAQLHSRQVERPKGSWQRRLGEDELRAKFIDCATRSFDSETSGALFEQLWSLDALASVRDLRVLSESATQQPAHV
- a CDS encoding CaiB/BaiF CoA transferase family protein, with the protein product MTQSAASADAVATAASTDGREARRPLDGITVVEIGTSVAAPYACLVLADLGARIVKVENPDGGDYARGWGPPFWGDTSSTFVALNRGKQSVALDLASPDGNAALRALIVGLADVVVQNLRPGLLEKFGFDVDALRREKPSLIWCDIGAFGTRGPLREKPGYDPLAQATAGIMSVTGEPARPPVRVGVSLVDMGSGMWSVIGVLAQLLERERTGAGGRIQTSLFETALAWMTIPLANYEASGEVLPPQGSGTQQIVPYQAFRARDAWLMIAAGNDNLFRKLCRVLGRPDLAENDVYATNAGRVRSRDALIATLQQTIATFDAQPLAERLDAAGVPNAPLLGVEDVPTHPQTVALQMRAPCDGDTLPLMGIPLSFDGLRPRSTARSPSLGEHNATWIDQDAIRESTHED
- a CDS encoding hydroxymethylglutaryl-CoA lyase, whose amino-acid sequence is MTETVTVREVGLRDGLQMVGAVLDTDRKIEWCRREAAAGVAAIEATSFVPPKLLPQFADAGLVAHAALRIEGLETSALVPNLKGAQRAIDAGLRKIDFVLSASNEHNLRNVRRTTDASLDDFRQIVASRNDGGRRDVALGAGVATAFGCTIEGRVAPARVLAIVEALLEAGADAITIADTVGYANPAQVRALLRDVLALAGSRPVTCHFHDTRGLGLANVCAALEAGVRAFDASLAGLGGCPFAPHATGNIDTEDCVFLLESMGFDTGIDIEQLLALRRDVETWLPGEAFAGAIARAGLPKHFSRAASRVSPVFHEGIL
- a CDS encoding enoyl-CoA hydratase/isomerase family protein, giving the protein MKTDFETLKLDEPAEHVLRVTLDRPQSANAVNTRMGVELVELFEQFSLGPHGLRCIVLTGAGDKAFCAGGDLKERKGMTDAQWLAQHAIFERMTRAIIACPLPLIGAVNGAAYGGGCEFAGMCDFVYASATARFALTEVTLGIMPGAGGTQTLARAVGERRAKELILTGLPFSAEQACEWGFVNAVCEPAELMPRVLETASRIASNAPIAVRQAKQSIHRGLQMSLADGLAFEIEAYNRMVSTEDRHEGVLAFNEKRRPRFRGV
- a CDS encoding LacI family DNA-binding transcriptional regulator, translating into MQKKSAKTVEPPASRTITMRDVAREADVSLGTVSRVVNKHPAVKPGIRQRVEAAIATTGWQPNAVAQSMRTASTKMIGCVLPDTSNPLFVAVAKGAEQVLREHGYAFVLANSNSDVERDLELLNLLLQRRVDGLLFAPSDEYDPRILSLLERTRTPTVLIERELSPDCDYVASNQCNGIRQAVDYLLSIGHTRIALVTGQQRIRPGRERYRGFVQAFDNAGIAFDPALVRLDSMDAAYAYREVQRLMEMPEPPTAIIMGGNLMLPGALRACALKDIKVPQDVSIVAVGETDLAELASPPITTVRWNLEAMGREAASIVMDRIAEKPSTGGREPRHVIVPTEIILRRSCAPLRS
- a CDS encoding CoA transferase, with protein sequence MTTPFDDVKILDLTWDLGRYVGRLFGDLGAQVTRIEPPGGLPDRRAATAADATQREPAIYEFEFLNAGKDSLTLDLASAEGRAAFASLAHDAKVILLERGGPLYDELAWVKQQAPSAVVTSVSPFGRSGPWADAPANDLTLQAAGGIAWLSGRVSDAPLRLPGVQATMITGAYAATATSLALYDTLASGRGHEVDVSAQECIAHSLQNSIQMWDFEKKVSMRGGEGTRDASEDMFACRDGLIFLAAPRSLGVSWNALVAWIVETGHAAGDELTKERWSDRVWRLTGEAKRIFRETLESFTRQYTQEELTQEALKRRIVMGPVAKVSDVLEDPQLKHRAYFERLELNVAGVPVRFPGAPYRMSEPVWGIRSAQLGD